Proteins encoded within one genomic window of Haladaptatus sp. QDMS2:
- a CDS encoding riboflavin synthase, whose protein sequence is MFTGIVETTGDVLAVTDTEGGRRLKLGVPFTDLTHGQSISVNGACLTVEEHGDGWFSVFLLQETISRTAFDAVEEGDMVNVERAMPADGRFDGHIVQGHVDGTAEIRRIEQLGEDWEFEIELPAESAKYVVEKGSITVDGISLTVAARQEDAFTVAIIPTTYDLTNLSEKEVGDRVHLEVDVIAKYVEQLL, encoded by the coding sequence ATGTTCACCGGAATCGTCGAAACCACGGGCGACGTGCTCGCGGTCACCGACACCGAGGGTGGCCGGCGGCTGAAACTCGGCGTCCCCTTCACCGACCTCACCCACGGGCAGTCCATCAGCGTAAACGGCGCGTGTCTCACCGTCGAGGAACACGGCGACGGGTGGTTCTCCGTCTTCTTGCTGCAGGAGACCATCTCGCGCACCGCCTTCGACGCGGTCGAGGAAGGCGACATGGTCAACGTAGAACGCGCGATGCCCGCGGACGGTCGGTTCGACGGCCACATCGTGCAGGGACACGTCGATGGCACGGCAGAAATTCGCCGCATCGAGCAACTCGGCGAGGACTGGGAGTTCGAAATCGAACTACCCGCAGAATCGGCGAAATACGTCGTCGAGAAGGGGTCGATTACCGTCGATGGCATCTCGCTCACGGTCGCAGCCCGACAGGAAGACGCCTTTACCGTGGCCATCATCCCGACGACCTACGACCTGACGAACCTCTCTGAAAAGGAAGTTGGCGACCGCGTCCACCTCGAAGT